The Colletes latitarsis isolate SP2378_abdomen chromosome 1, iyColLati1, whole genome shotgun sequence genome has a segment encoding these proteins:
- the Eif4g gene encoding eukaryotic translation initiation factor 4 gamma isoform X2 → MVSRYGVSKEGAVGVAVGVGPMHCLLPHCGGPHHHHHISAPHPQNPQPGHNHHVHPAHQPPPSPSPHLNHQLSHHQLTVNINHLSHQQQQQQQQQQQTQHQQAPPQYRVVTANIRSEFHVSGQNYGTQPGGQVGGGGGSVGVPGGRGPPPLSGLQSIGQSGAGIPPGGPAGGQAPPQTPAPGVQSQQPQGPAPTTTPPVHTPSPQEMGKQTHLQPQPQPLSQVYGPTQTRPTSQGYYQQGPRPQQPRGITHRGGQGGTGAQVVGMSGVGGGGGQPTAIYHPGGLPVQTGAMYQIPNLHSGPHQQSVYSMNSQIPIQFGGPPQRHQTHQSQSFYSPFQHSAFLTAQNMFGYGASAPNSHPYFWPAGQPANAPLNLNRPGASAVTGGAQHVTGPLAGAQGAPVVQQGTLQQPTQQAQPLPPMGISLSQTDVYSGHNGGATNTTNSTIKSRKPRGQNAITDIVDPTTGKNISDEIYKDNETIQSGDSSNRETPQPQNNGAEVQADFAARVAKTLVKVATEEPSSDSTVSTSVPNTPATQNVTQSLSNSQTNSNNDVNSQCSTSSPTQNTPNVTELCSQSLGTSSNVAQVDSSAVKTESKPLQITVKEFHPRGEIKSVVIEEPPPAVPRNVNKDDISAQLSAMTVTEVEAKSTSTSPTVTQAPVPLVTVPSTNVPEVPKPSVTAPSANPAPAREQFPNLSSKNSSSSPPRRKSQTHVHNQPTAATELHSSAKEQKEKKTREKSLSSRGATPTPAHNQSDHHPKANGDATGEKPEPESTRNEVQQQKSSDGKVMQKPKSKNRLKPRELNRKGAEKEGTDMDAFVNTAPQTKTEMKQDGKDTSTPKDINKETNRDLTKDIKEKDNYESKKEKEVTSVHPKTEKYVAPLSPEISKEYTPIQTTVIEKLSSNKETTKEPSPKIEDNNKSNVVCNVQVKSVPNDVVDHAKIKDEPDVEAIVAQKNEENSKVSAIRTPNEEKAAAVVPPVIEKSTESEPPAQTETPVTNQITLKYKYKEDQWSPLNKSGKKIYDRDFLINLKNDPNSKIKPSNLPDLDVVLKDGSKARTTIDIRQFKDHNMRGHDALFPGFIKPILNSRMVLQQPRKSTSGGKPAKPTKIHLSLSLREDVKLRETENAWRPTRIKGVNLTEEETKSEALYKKVRSVLNKLTPQKFDTLVNQVRALTIDTPERLQGVIDLVFEKAVDEPSFSIAYALMCKELALMEVSGLDKNVEKSEYSFSFKKLIITRCQKEFEKNSVNEETRSMKLKEIEECTDPDRKKDLQQALEDEERRIRIKSVGNIRFIGELYKQGMLTTKIMRRCVKQLLEQNDEDSLECLCKLLTTIGKDLEATGAVVGEMQDYFNKMQDIVARRSQGKVSSRIRFMLQDVIDLRANKWVPRRGDNTPKTIDEIQKEAESERLDSQLSNTPLNTPRKDERTSDRKRNRGVGQTDDAGWSQPVVRTRQPYSVETAKLKNKPPPMDDLQLGSRNTYMWKPPSNYGPKAMNSNKFACLENMSSLDQEKRMMSPQLSGSRSTGPTYGRDYKPSSYDGRSSRNGSHQLSSSSSSSRESSLLVDSTQNQSVSMPPPLKSLQSTSSSNKSITREEEFMKMLNKILKDYLKNTAVEKAALATQQNFENVLSKFVRELINFVLEKSPMERERVSYLLSHLISQNILSLQHLRTGFIEILDIIDDLLLDIPKIWSYLAEILAHPIEEEILPLIELKPLFDSLRSRRYVGKFLGELLSKLSRDKGPKWVAEKWDQSGLQLNNIIDTELEKVDKIIEDYNLDFCTGDYNSAKSSTNNQLTLQQIHNELRRLMKENSSFDDICKWIMKNVGDRVKEPEFIRVLTTAILETSMELVNNKWYLRTEILTNLEQFIRRFVDANESLELQCLYAIQLHLYKLQYPHGILFDIMTSLSDDNIISSDAFLTWKNSPEPAQREWHGVATMALTSFFTGLQEVDDASSVEDVSTGANQDRC, encoded by the exons ATGGTTTCGAGATATGGCGTCTCGAAGGAGGGCGCTGTGGGTGTTGCCGTAGGTGTAGGTCCTATGCACTGTCTCCTTCCACATTGTGGAGGACCACATCACCATCATCACATTTCGGCCCCCCATCCTCAAAATCCGCAGCCAGGTCACAATCACCATGTGCATCCGGCCCATCAGCCACCACCCTCGCCTAGTCCTCACTTGAATCATCAGCTGAGCCATCATCAACTGACCGTCAACATTAACCATTTAAGTCatcagcagcaacaacagcaacaacaacagcaacaaacTCAACATCAACAAGCGCCACCGCAGTATCGTGTCGTCACTGCGAATATCA gaTCAGAGTTTCATGTGTCTGGACAAAATTACGGCACCCAACCAGGGGGCCAGGTGGGCGGGGGAGGGGGTAGTGTAGGAGTACCTGGAGGCAGAGGGCCTCCACCACTTAGTGGCTTACAGTCCATAGGACAATCGGGAGCAGGTATACCGCCAGGAGGTCCTGCTGGAGGGCAAGCACCACCTCAAACTCCGGCACCCGGGGTACAATCACAACAGCCGCAAGGTCCGGCGCCCACTACGACACCCCCCGTGCATACCCCTTCGCCACAGGAAATGGGAAAACAGACCCATTTACAACCTCAACCACAACCTCTGTCACAAGTATATGGGCCTACACAAACGAGGCCGACCTCCCAA GGTTATTACCAACAAGGTCCACGACCGCAACAACCAAGGGGTATTACTCACAGGGGGGGTCAGGGAGGTACTGGCGCACAGGTAGTGGGAATGTCAGGAGTCGGTGGAGGTGGAGGTCAACCAACAGCAATTTATCATCCAGGTGGTTTGCCAGTTCAAACTGGAGCAATGTACCAAATCCCTAATCTTCATTCTGGACCACATCAGCAGTCCGTATACTCCATGAACAGTCAAATACCCATCCAG TTTGGTGGTCCACCTCAGAGGCATCAAACACATCAAAGTCAGTCATTTTATTCACCATTTCAACATTCTGCCTTTCTAACGGCACAAAATATGTTTGGATATGGTGCATCTGCACCAAACTCTCATCCTT ATTTCTGGCCCGCTGGGCAACCAGCGAATGCACCACTAAATTTAAATAGGCCAGGTGCAAGTGCTGTCACTGGTGGGGCACAACATGTTACAGGCCCGCTGGCCGGTGCCCAAGGAGCCCCAGTAGTACAACAAGGTACGCTTCAGCAACCTACACAACAAGCTCAGCCTTTACCCCCAATGGGTATATCTCTCTCTCAGACTG ATGTGTACTCAGGCCATAATGGTGGTGCAACAAATACGACGAATAGTACAATAAAGTCTCGGAAACCAAGAGGACAAAATGCTATTACTGATATTGTAGATCCGACAACTGGTAAAAATATTAGTGACGAAATTTACAAGGATAATGAAACTATTCAAAGTGGTGACTCTAGTAATCGTGAAACACCTCAGCCACAG AATAATGGCGCTGAGGTGCAAGCCGACTTTGCAGCGCGGGTTGCAAAAACTCTTGTGAAAGTCGCGACCGAAGAGCCCAGTTCCGACTCGACGGTATCGACTAGTGTACCAAATACACCTGCAACTCAAAATGTAACGCAAAGTTTATCTAATTCGCAAACAAATTCTAATAACGATGTGAACAGTCAGTGTAGTACCAGTTCACCAACGCAAAACACACCTAACGTAACCGAGTTATGTAGTCAATCGTTAGGTACTTCTAGTAACGTGGCTCAAGTAGACTCTAGTGCAGTGAAAACGGAGTCTAAACCATTGCAAATTACTGTGAAGGAATTTCACCCTCGTGGTGAAATAAAAAGTGTGGTTATCGAGGAACCACCACCAGCTGTACCGCGTAATGTAAACAAGGATGATATTTCTGCACAGTTATCCGCGATGACTGTAACTGAAGTTGAGGCGAAGAGTACGAGTACCTCGCCTACCGTGACACAGGCCCCAGTTCCCCTTGTGACCGTACCAAGTACGAATGTTCCAGAGGTCCCTAAACCGTCCGTCACTGCCCCAAGTGCTAACCCCGCTCCTGCCAGAGAACAGTTCCCTAATTTATCCAGTAAGAATTCATCGAGTTCACCACCTAGAAGGAAATCTCAGACTCATGTCCACAATCAACCTACTGCTGCAACAGAGCTGCATTCGAGTGCCAAAGagcagaaagagaagaaaactAGGGAGAAGAGCCTTAGTTCTAGAGGCGCTACTCCTACTCCTGCTCACAATCAGTCTGACCATCATCCGAAAGCTAATGGAGACGCAACTGGCGAGAAACCGGAACCTGAATCAACTCGAAATGAAGTTCAACAACAGAAGTCATCTGATG GTAAAGTCATGCAGAAGCCGAAAAGTAAAAATAGACTCAAACCCCGTGAACTTAATCGTAAAGGAGCGGAAAAAGAAGGCACAGATATGGATGCTTTCGTGAATACTGCTCCGCAAACGAAAACTGAGATGAAACAAGATGGTAAAGATACTTCAACACCAAAGGACATCAACAAGGAaacaaatcgagacctaacgaAAGATATTAAAGAGAAAGACAATTATGAATCAAAAAAGGAGAAAGAGGTTACTTCCGTTCATCCAAAGACGGAAAAGTACGTGGCACCTCTATCACCAGAAATTTCTAAAGAATATACTCCTATTCAAACAACTGTCATAGAGAAATTGTCAAGTAATAAAGAAACTACGAAGGAACCCTCCCCCAAAATAGAAGATAATAATAAGTCGAATGTTGTATGTAATGTGCAAGTAAAATCAGTTCCTAATGATGTGGTTGATCATGCAAAAAttaaggacgaacctgatgtggAGGCAATAGTAGCACAAAAGAATGAAGAAAATTCGAAGGTTTCGGCAATTCGAACCCCTAATGAAGAAAAGGCAGCAGCAGTAGTACCTCCAGTCATAGAAAAATCAACTGAAAGCGAACCACCGGCTCAAACAGAGACGCCAGTTACAAATCAAATAACCCTTAAATACAAATATAAGGAAGATCAATGGAGTCCTTTAAATAAGAGTGGTAAAAAAATTTATGATCGTGACTTTTTAATAAACTTGAAGAACGATCCCAATAGCAAAATCAAACCATCGAATTTGCCAGATTTAGACGTTGTTTTGAAAGATGGTTCAAAG GCACGTACTACTATCGACATTAGACAATTTAAGGATCACAACATGAGAGGGCATGATGCTCTATTTCCTGGGTTTATAAAACCAATTTTAAATTCACGTATGGTG CTACAACAACCTCGTAAGAGTACGTCAGGAGGAAAACCAGCAAAGCCAACAAAAATTCATCTGTCATTATCCCTCAGGGAAGATGTAAAGTTGAGAGAGACAGAAAATGCATGGAGACCAACAAGAATAAAAGGAGTTAATCTTACTgaagaagaaacaaaatccGAAGCTCTTTACAAGAAAGTTAGAAGTGTATTAAATAAACTTACTCCCCAGAAATTTGATACTTTAGTTAACCAAGTGCGTGCATTGACTATTGATACACCAGAACGTTTGCAAGGCGTTATCGATTTAGTCTTTGAAAAA GCTGTTGATGAACCAAGTTTCTCTATAGCGTATGCTTTGATGTGTAAAGAACTTGCGCTGATGGAAGTGTCAGGTTTAGATAAGAATGTTGAAAAATCAGAATATTCGTTCAGTTTCAAGAAGCTTATTATTACTCGTTGCCAAaaggaatttgaaaaaaattcagtaaatgaAGAAACGAGAAGTATGAAGCTTAAAGAAATTGAAGAATGTACAGATCCG GATAGGAAAAAAGATTTACAACAGGCTCTTGAGGATGAAGAACGCCGAATACGTATAAAATCAGTAGGAAACATACG ATTTATTGGTGAATTGTACAAACAAGGAATGTTGACAACTAAAATCATGCGTCGTTGTGTAAAACAATTACTAGAGCAAAACGATGAAGATAGTCTTGAATGTTTATGCAAGTTATTAACAACGATTGGGAAAGATTTGGAAGCAACAGGAGCTGTAGTAGGA GAAATGCAAgattatttcaataaaatgcaAGATATTGTTGCACGCCGATCTCAAGGGAAAGTTAGTTCTAGAATTCGTTTTATGCTGCAAGATGTTATAGATTTAAGAGCAAATAAATGGGTTCCAAGAAGGGGTGATAATACTCCTAAAACAATAGATGAAATTCAAAAGGAAGCAGAATCTGAAAGATTAGATAGCCAATTGAGTAATACTCCTTTGAATACACCTCGAAAAGACGAACGTACTAGTGATAGAAAAAGGAATC GTGGTGTTGGTCAAACTGATGATGCTGGTTGGAGTCAACCAGTTGTAAGAACCAGACAACCATATTCTGTGGAAACAGCAAAACTGAAAAATAAACCT CCTCCAATGGATGATCTGCAATTAGGAAGCAGAAACACGTACATGTGGAAACCGCCTTCGAATTATGGTCCAAAGGCAATGAATTCAAATAAATTTGCATGTTTAGAAAATATGTCCAGCTTAGATCAAGAAAAACGAATGATGTCTCCACAACTCTCTGG GTCGAGATCCACTGGTCCTACATATGGTCGAGACTACAAACCTTCTTCGTATG ATGGTAGGAGTTCGCGCAATGGTAGTCATCAATTAAGCAGTTCTTCATCGTCGAGTAGAGAAAGCTCGTTATTAGTAGATAGTACACAGAATCAAAGTGTTTCTATGCCACCACCGCTAAAATCCTTGCAATCTACCTCTAGTAGTAATAAATCTATAACAAGAGAAGAGGAGTTCATGAAAATGTTGAATAAGATATTAAAAGACTATCTTAAAAATACTGCTGTCGAA AAAGCTGCATTGGCTACTCAGCAGAACTTCGAAAATGTATTATCAAAATTCGTACGTGAATTGATCAACTTTGTCCTTGAAAAATCACCTATGGAAAGAGAACGCGTCTCGTATCTTCTGTCGCATTTAATCAGTCAAAACATTTTGTCTTTACAGCATCTTAGAACTGG GTTCATTGAAATATTGGATATAATCGATGATCTTTTGCTCGACATACCCAAAATTTGGTCCTATCTGGCGGAAATACTGG CACATCCAATCGAAGAAGAAATACTTCCTTTGATAGAATTGAAACCTTTATTTGATAGTTTAAGAAGTCGAAGATATGTAGGCAAATTTCTTGGGGAACTGTTATCAAAACTATCCCGAGATAAAGGGCCTAAATGGGTTGCAGAGAAATGGGACCAAAGTGGActtcaattaaataatataattgatACAGAACTTGAAAAAGTTGACAAAATTATTGAAGACTAT aacttAGACTTCTGCACTGGTGATTATAATAGTGCCAAAAGCTCGACTAATAATCAACTCACATTACAACAAATTCATAATGAACTTAGAAGACTCATGAAGGAAAATAGTAGTTTCGATGATATTTGTAAATGGATAATG AAGAATGTAGGTGATCGAGTCAAGGAGCCAGAGTTCATTCGAGTATTAACAACTGCCATTTTAGAGACGTCCATGG AATTAGTCAACAACAAGTGGTATCTCAGAACTGAGATTCTTACTAATTTGGAACAATTCATTCGCCGGTTTGTTGATGCAAACGAGTCCCTAGAATTACAATGTCTTTATGCAATTCAACTTCATTTGTATAAACTACAATATCCACATG GGATTCTCTTTGATATTATGACAAGCTTGTCAGAcgataatataatttcaagcgACGCGTTCCTGACGTGGAAAAATAGCCCAGAGCCAGCTCAACGCGAATGGCATGGTGTTGCGACGATGGCACTAACATCGTTTTTCACTGGCTTACAAGAAGTTGATGATGCTTCCAGTGTAGAAGACGTATCGACTGGCGCGAATCAAGATCGTTGTTGA